In the genome of Phacochoerus africanus isolate WHEZ1 chromosome 10, ROS_Pafr_v1, whole genome shotgun sequence, one region contains:
- the LOC125137409 gene encoding cytochrome b-c1 complex subunit Rieske, mitochondrial-like, whose product MGIVTKIWFLENSQCNINTYYKTCGGHDSFGSEVQTDSSRLSGKQKQRSVLEVSAFMGQVAKENLGACSGPFAPVLSATSRGVAGALRPLVQAALPATPESPVLDAKRSFLCRESLSGQAAVGPLVASVGLNVPASVRYSHTDIRVPDFSDCRRAEVLDSTKSSKESSDARKGFSYLITATTTVGVAYAAKNVVSQFVSSMSASADVLAMSKIEIKLSDIPEGKNMAFKWRGKSLFVHHRTKREIDQEAAVEVSQLRDPQHDLERVKKPEWVFLIGVCTHLGCVPIANAGDFGGYYCPCHGSYYDASGRIRKGPAPLNLEVPTYEFTSDDLVIVG is encoded by the exons ATGGGGATAGTAACCAAGATCTGGTTCCTGGAGAATTCCCAGTGTAATATTAATACATATTACAAAACATGTGGAGGACATGATT CATTTGGAAGTGAAGTCCAAACAGACAGCAGCAGACTTTCTGGGAAGCAGAAGCAGAGATCAGTTCTTGAGGTGTCTGCATTTATGGGGCAAGTTGCCAAAG AAAATTTAGGTGCCTGCTCCGGCCCTTTTGCGCCGGTGTTGTCGGCCACTTCTCGCGGGGTGGCGGGTGCGCTGCGGCCTCTGGTGCAGGCCGCGCTGCCCGCCACCCCGGAGTCACCAGTGCTAGACGCAAAGAGGTCCTTCCTGTGCAGAGAGTCGCTGAGTGGCCAGGCCGCGGTCGGGCCTTTGGTTGCCTCCGTAGGCCTCAATGTTCCTGCTTCTGTTCGTTATTCGCACACAGATATCAGAGTGCCTGACTTCTCTGACTGTCGTCGCGCTGAAGTGTTAGATAGTACAAAGTCCTCAAAAGAGAGCAGTGATGCTAGAAAAGGTTTCTCCTATTTAATAACTGCAACAACTACTGTGGGTGTTGCATATGCTGCCAAGAATGTCGTCTCCCAGTTTGTTTCCAGCATGAGTGCTTCTGCTGATGTGTTGGCCATGTCAAAAATTGAAATCAAGTTATCTGATATTCCAGAGGGCAAGAACATGGCTTTCAAATGGAGAGGCAAATCTCTGTTTGTGCATCACAGAACCAAGAGGGAAATTGATCAGGAGGCTGCAGTTGAAGTGTCCCAGTTGAGGGACCCACAGCATGATTTAGAACGAGTTAAGAAACCTGAATGGGTTTTCTTGATAGGTGTTTGTACTCATCTTGGTTGTGTGCCCATTGCAAATGCAGGAGATTTTGGTGGTTATTACTGCCCCTGCCATGGGTCATACTATGATGCATCTGGCAGGATCAGGAAGGGGCCTGCACCTCTCAACCTTGAAGTACCCACATATGAGTTCACCAGTGATGATTTAGTAATTGTTGGTTAG